The region TGGGGTGAGATACTCCCTGCTTTTGGGGTGAGATACTCCCTGCTTTTGGGGTGAGATACTCCCTGCTTTTGGGGTGAGATACTCCCTGCTTTTGGGGTTACCCTCCCCTCAACGTGTCactattcccccaccccccccacatgtcactcccccccccacacgtcACTATGCCTCCCCCACGTGTCACTATGCCTTCCCCTGTGTCACTTCCCCTCCAACGTGTCACTATTTCCCCCCCACGTGGCACTATGCCTCCCCCATGTCACTATTTCCCCCCCAACGTGTCACTATTTCCCCCCCACGTGGCACTATGCCTCCCCCATGTCACTATGCCTCCCCCCACGTGTCATTGCCTCCCCTACGTGGCACTATGCCTCCCCTACGTGGCACTATGCCTCCCCCACATGTCACtgcctccccccgtgtcactatGCCACCCCCCGTGTCACTATGCCACCCCACGTGGCACTATGCCTCCCCCATGACACTATGCCTCCCCCACATGTCACtgcctccccccgtgtcactatgcctccccccgtgtcactatGCCTCCCCTACGTGGCACTATGCCTCCCCCACATGTCACtgcctccccccgtgtcactatgcctccccccgtgtcactatgcctccccccgtgtcactatccccccccccacataataATCAGTGTGTAGATAGTATATACCCCCCTGAGCCTCCTGCCCGGGTCACATGACCATGAGTCTCCCCCCCACACGGATCCCAGCCTGGGGCCGCTTCCCCTCCCCGGACAGGCTGCAGAGGgagaggcgggagaggggctttATACAGGGCGGGGAGGCGCACGTGACCATCCCCCCCTATAACGCGCAGCGCGACCCGCACATCCGCCACTACTTCCACACCCCCACGGTGCAGGCGGTGCTGCGGCGGACAGGGCAGGTAACTACTACCCCCCGCGGGGGCAGGAAAAGGGAGGTAATTACCCCCAAAGGGGGGTAGGAAGAGGGGATGTACCTATCCTCAGCGGTGTCACTGCCGGGTATTGGGGGGTGCCACTGCCGGGTATTGGGGGGAGCCACTGCCGggtattgagggggggggggcactgccgggtattggggggggggcactgccGGGTATTGGGGGGGGGCACTGCCGGGTATTGGGGGGGTGCCACTGCCGGGTATTGGGGGGGTGCCACTGCCGGGTATTGGGGGGGTGCCACTGCCGGGTATTGGGGGGGGTGCCACTGCCGGGTATTGGGGGGGGAGCCACTGCCGGGTATTGGGGGGGTGCCACTGCCGGGTATTGGGGAGGGTGCCACTGCCGGGTATTGGGGGGTGCCACTGCCGGGTATTGGGGGGGTGCCACTGCCGGGTATTGGGGGGGTGCCACTGCCGGGTATTGGGGGGTGCCACTGCCGGGTATTGGGGGGGGTACTGCCGGGTATTGGGGGGGGTGCCACTGCCGGGTATTGGGGGGGTGCCACTGCCGGGTATTGGGGGGGTGCCACTGCCGGGTATTGGGGGGGTGCCACTGCCGGGTATTGGGGTGGTGCCACTGCCGGGTATTGGGGGGGTGCCACTGCCGGGTATTGGGGGGGGTGCCACTGCCGGGTATTGGGGGGGTGCCACTGCCGGGTATTGGGGGGGTGCCACTGCCGGGTATTGGGGGGAGCCACTGCCGGGTATTGGGGGGGTGCCACTGCCGGGTATTGGGGGGGTGCCACTGCCGGGTATTGGGGGGTGCCACTGCCGGGTATTGGGGGGGTGCCACTGCCGGGTATTGTGGGGAGCCACTGCCGGGTATTGGGGGTTGCCACTGCCGGGTATTGGGGGGGTGCCACTGCTGGGTATTGGGGGGGGTGCCACTGCCGGGTATTGTGGGGAGCCACTGccgggtattggggggggggggtagatgggaGCGAGGGGACTGTGGGACCCCACCCTAGTATATTTATACCCCAGGGCGGGGTGATACTGCCCCTCTCTGACgtggccgccattttgtttccggGATTAAGGACAATGGCGGCACCTCCGCTAGCGGCTGGGTGGCGGATTATCAGCACTTCCACGGGTCCGCGCAGAGGTACCTGAGCCAGAGGAACCAGACAGGTGAGGGGGGCGCTGCTCCCACTGCGCACTGAGCCCAGCGCGCTCGCACTAAGCACACTATTCTCtgctcgcactgcgcccagcgcgcTCGCACTAAGCACACTATTCTGCTCCCACTGCGCACTACGCCCAGCGCGCTCGCACTAAGCACACTATTCTCtgctcgcactgcgcccagcgcgcTCGCACTAAGCACACTATTCTGCTCCCACTGCGCACTACGCCCAGCGCGCTCGCACTAAGCACACTATTCTCTGCTCGCACTGTGCCCAGCGCGCTCGCACTAAGCACACTATTCTCCTCtgctcgcactgcgcccagcgcgcTCGCACTAAGCACACTATTCTGCTCCCACTGCGCACTACGCCCAGCGCGCTCGCACTAAGCACACTATTCTCtgctcgcactgcgcccagcgcgcTCGCACTAAGCACACTATTCTGCTCCCACTGCGCACTACGCCCTGCGCGCTCGCACTAAGCACACTATTCTGCTCACACTGCGCCCAGCGCCCTGCGCGCTCGCACTAAGCACACTATTCTGCTCGCTCTGCGCCCAGCGCGCTCGCACTAAGCACACTATTCTGCTCGCTCTGCGCCCTGCGCGCTCGCACTAAGCACACTATTCtgctcgcactgcgcccagcgcgcTCGCACTAAGCACACTATTCTGCTCCCACTGCGCACTACGCCCAGCGCGCTCGCACTAAGCACACTATTCTCtgctcgcactgcgcccagcgcgctcgcactaagcacactattctctgct is a window of Ascaphus truei isolate aAscTru1 chromosome 23, aAscTru1.hap1, whole genome shotgun sequence DNA encoding:
- the LOC142473027 gene encoding sperm microtubule associated protein 1-like, with translation MTMSLPPTRIPAWGRFPSPDRLQRERRERGFIQGGEAHVTIPPYNAQRDPHIRHYFHTPTVQAVLRRTGQDNGGTSASGWVADYQHFHGSAQRYLSQRNQTGLSAALICGHSSFLSDVRPMNGYNGRFGYRRNVPSLRTKPSSFGQVSVFSLH